The stretch of DNA GTAGGGACCCAAAACCCCCACCAGGAACCCCTAAACCcccccagacccttcccaggTGAGTgtagggaccccaaaacccccaccaggaaccccaaaacctccccagaCCCCTTCCAGGTAAGTGCAGGGACCCCGAATCCCCTTCACTGGGATCCCAAAAACTCCCTGGGACTCCCAAAAACTCTCTGAGGCACCTCCAGACCCCTCCTttgccccccaaatcccccttgggacccccccaaacccccttttATCTCCCAGGGCACGGCGCAGGGGGATCTGTACCTGGATGATGGGGTCAGCTTCGACTACGCCACCAAAAATGCATTCCTGCATCGGCACTTCCACTTCGCCAATGGCACACTCACCTCCAGGtacccaaaatatcccaaaaatagCCCAAAATATCCTAAAGTATTCAAAAATCCCCGCTTGAAACAGCCCCAGGGTAACCTGACTGGCAGGtacccaaaaatcccctaaaaataccctaaaatggctccaaaactgccccaaaaaaacctcccaggCAGGtacccaaaacaccccaaaagcaaaggggaaaaagcgggggaaatgtgagggaaaaaagggaaatctgagggggaggaaaaggtgggaaacgtgaggggggaaaaagggcgggaaacgtgaggggacaaaaagggcgggaaacgtgaggggacaaaaagggcgggaaacgtgaggggacaaaaagggcgggaaacgtgagggAAAAGAACAGccccaaaatacccccaaatactgaaaaataccCCTCAAATCCACTCCAAAATAACCCCTAGGAACCCTCCTGGTCAGGtacccaaaatatcccaaaaatggTCCTAAAATACCCCCAAATGAgcccaaaaatacccccaaaacagccccaggcaccctcacagccaggtacagaaaaataccctaaaaataCCCCCGAACTCACCCCAAGCACCTCCCAGGAACCTTTATGGCCAGGTACCCCAAACagcccaaaaataccccaaaaatacccccagGACATCCCAAACCCCCGTTTCTCATGGGCCCTGTCTGTGATGGGATTGAGGGACCAGGGGAGatgtttgggggatttttggggggctgtgaccccccctgtgacccctctgtgccccccagcTCCGCTGACCCCCGCGGGTCCATGTCCAGCCCGGCCTGGCTGGAGCGAGTGGTCATCCTGGGGGTGGGGCGGCCAGAGAGCGCCCTGCTGACCACCCACggtgagggggatttggggggattttgggggggttttggggttttagggTGGGTGTTGGGGCGTTTTGGAGGGGTCATCCTGGGGGTGGGGTGGCCGGAGAGCGCCTGGCTCAGGATGGACAATGAGGGGGTCCGGGGGAGCggggagggattttgggggatcctGAGGAGAGTTTGGGGTTTcttgagggatttttggggtccttgagggaggatttgggatttctgaGGGGTATTTTGTTGTCCTTGAGAGAATTTTAGAGTTTCTGAGGGGAATTTGGAGTCTTTGAAAGAGGATCTGAGATTCCTAAGGGAAATTTTGTTGTCCTTGAGAgaattttggggtctctgaggggaatttggggtccctgaggggaATCCAGGGTTCCTCACGGAGAATTTGGGGTCTCTGAGGGGAATTCAGGGTCCCTGAGGGGAATCCAGGGTTCCTCATGGAGAATTTGGGGTTTCTGAGAGGAATTTGGGGTTTCTGAGAGgaatttggggtccctgaggggaATTCAGGGTCCCTCACGGAGAATTTGGGGTCTCTGAGGGGAATTCAGGGTCCCTGAGGGGAATCCAGGGTTCCTCATGGAGAATTTGGGGTCtctgaggggaatttggggtcccTCACAGAGAATTTGGGGTTTCTGAGGAGCATTTTTTGTTCTTGATGGGTTCACGGGCTGCGTGAGCTGGACTTTCAGGATTTCTGTGTTCCTgatgggtttttggggtccctgaccCCGAGTTTGGGATCCCTGAGCCCGAATTtcgtgtccccatccccagacGGATCCCAGAGCTCGCTGCATTTCCAGCACGACCCCGAGCGCTCGGTGCTGACCCTGCGGCGCCCGGGGGTCCCCATCGGGGCCgactggagcatctccctgCGATAATGGACGGGGGGGGGCCCCCGGaccaacccccccaaatccccccaaaccccccgggcccccccagaacccccagaAAACCtcaaatccccccccccccaaaaaaaaaaccccggCGGCCGCCGCTGTTTGAGGAGCCCAGAATtgggggtgtgtggggggggtgagccccccccaaaaaatgagGATTGAGCCCCCCCAAATTAGGGGttgagcccccccccccccaaaatgagGATTGAGCCCCCCCCAAATGAGGGGTCAGACCTGGCCCAAATAAGGGGCTTgagcccctcccccccccattttaccccaaatttgggggagtttggggtcTCTGAGCCCCCAAATTTTGAGGTTGGGGTGTGACTCTgcacccccccccaaattagGGGGGTTAGGAGGGGTCTGAAACCCCCTAAATTGGGTGTTTccccccccaaatttgggtGGGGGTCGTGTCGAGGAGGAGTTGGGGACCAAAGCTCTGCGTGCGCCCCCTCCCCCTTTTGTctgcccctcccccagccccgggaggGTCCcaaggaggggtttggggacccCTCCCCCCTTCTTTGGGGGGGGCAGAGCCGGGTCCCCCCCCCCCTGCTGCAAGGGGGGGTTGGGAGGGGGGGGAAGAAGCGCGGCGCCGCGCGGAGTTTTGATAAAACAcgaaataaaaccaaataaaaacgggaatttggggaattttgggaatcccgaacggggggggggggggggggaagtcGGAACCTTTCTTGCCGCGGGAGCCGGGAGGGGGGGGAACATTAGGAGGGCGGACCGGAAGCGGCCGTCAGACCGGAAGTGCTGCCCCACCGGAGCCTCCGCGGCCCCGAGCGctgccccgcccccccccccccccccccccgggacccccgacCCCTCCTCAGGGACCCCCGGCAGGGCCAGGAACCCCCCGGACACCCCCCGAGGCCGGGCCGGCAGCAGCGCCACGTCCGCGCTGGGAGTGAacggggactgggagcactgggggggggcaactgggagcactgggaagagcCGCTGAAGACCCCCGGGGGGGGAGGATGTGAAAGCGggaccccccccaggaccccccgggacccccccgcgATGCGGCTCCGGCTCAGGAACGTTTTCCTCGTTTATTTCGTGGTGTCGCTCGTGGGGCTCTTCTGCGCCCTGCGTGAGCTCGGTGAGAGCCGGGGGGGGTGGGGTCTGGGGGcgatttggggggctctggtGGATTTGATGAGctctgggggggatttgggggtctcTAAGGGGATtggggggagatttgggggctCTGAGAGGattttggaggatttggggagctctggggggatttggggggctctggggggggatttggggggctctggggggatttggggggctctgaggggacctggggggctctgagggggatttgggggggccTCCAGAGGCGTCTGGGGGAGGATCTGGAAGGTTTGGGGGATCTGGGGGCGATTTTGAGGAGATTTAGGGGGGGctgtgaggatttgggggggggtccggATGGTTCTAGGGGGGATCTGAAGGTTttgaggggtctgggggggattttggggtccctggcCCCTGGGTGGGTTTGAGGTCCCTGGGTTTATTTGGGGTGGAtttcgggggtcccggggtggatttcgggggtcccggggtggattttgggggtccctggttggattttgggggtccctggttggattttgggggtcccggggtggttttgggggtccctggttggattttgggggtcccggggtggtCTCGGGGGTCCCTGacgccccctcccccccaggccggccctgtccctgccccccccccgagcccgagcggcgccggggccgctccgggggggtcccggggggggaggggctgcCCCCCATCTACGTGGTGACCCCGACCTACGCCAGGTGAgacccctcccctccccagcccccagccccatttcacCCCCCAGGTGgccctgagccccctcccccACTGCCCCCACCCCCGCgggacccccagacccattttAACCCCCCATtgcccccagacccattttaacccccccagacccattttAAACCCcaggctgcccccagccccattttaACCCCCTCATTGCCCCCAGACCCATTCTAACCCACCCAGACCCATTTTTTacgcccccagccccactttaacgcccccagccccattttaACCCCCGCATTGcccccccagacccattttAACCCCCCTAGCCCCATTTTAacgcccccagccccattttaACCCACTCAttgcccccccagccccatttgAACCCCCGCATGGCCCCCCCAGACCCACTTTAacgcccccagccccatttaCCCTCCTTAACCTGAcccgagccccctccccaaccccccctgacccccccgaCCCCCAGGCAGCCCCGAgccgcccccagccccattttaACCCCCTCATtgcccccccccagccccattttaACCCCCTCATTGCCCCCCCAGACCCACTTtaacacccccagccccatttgACCCCCCTTAACCCGACCCGAGCTCCCTCCCCCGACCCACCCCGACCCCCAggccgcccccagccccatttgACCCCCCTTAACCCGACCCGAGCCCCTCCCCCGACCCACCCCGAcccccaggcagcccccagccccatttgaccccccccgctgcccccccaGGCCGGTGCAGAAGGCGGAGCTGGTGCGGCTGTCGCAGACGCTGCTCCACGTGCCCGCCCTGCACTGGGTGGTGGTCGAGGACGCCGCCGCCCCCCTCGGCGCTGGTGGGGGGGGTCCTGGCGGCCTCGGGGGTCTCCTTCACTCACCTGAGCGCCGAGACCCCCCCCGAGCTGCGGGGGGGCCCCGGGGCCCCGCCCTGGCTGTTCCCGCGGGGCGCGGAGCAGCGGAACCGCGCGCTGCGCTGGCTGCGGGACACGCGCGGCGCCGACGAGCCCGGCGTCGTTTACTTCGCCGACGACGACAACACCTACAGCCTGCGGCTCTTCGAGGAGgtgcgggagcggcggggcagGGAGAAAACCGCAAATCCCGGGGAAAAACATCCGGAAAAAATCcggaaaaaaatcccccaaaaaatcccaaaaaaatctcaataatcctgaaaaaaatccgggaaaaatccccaaaaaaatccccaaaaatccccaaaaagtCCCAataatcctgaaaaaaatccGGGAAAAAAGTCCCCAAAAAATTCCGAAAATCCcggaaaaatcccaaaaaatatCCGGAAAAAACCCCGAAAATCccgggaaaaatcccaaaaagaatccggaaaaaattcccaaaaaaatccaaaaatcccaggaaaaaatcctgaaaa from Vidua chalybeata isolate OUT-0048 chromosome 32, bVidCha1 merged haplotype, whole genome shotgun sequence encodes:
- the B3GAT3 gene encoding LOW QUALITY PROTEIN: galactosylgalactosylxylosylprotein 3-beta-glucuronosyltransferase 3 (The sequence of the model RefSeq protein was modified relative to this genomic sequence to represent the inferred CDS: inserted 1 base in 1 codon; deleted 1 base in 1 codon), yielding MRLRLRNVFLVYFVVSLVGLFCALRELGRPCPCPPPEPERRRGRSGGVPGGEGLPPIYVVTPTYARPVQKAELVRLSQTLLHVPALHWVVVEDAAPPSALVGGVLAASGVSFTHLSAETPPELRGGPGAPPWLFPRGAEQRNRALRWLRDTRGADEPGVVYFADDDNTYSLRLFEEMRSTRGVSVWPVGLVGGLRLERPLVAGGRVVGFHTGWRPERPFPLDMAGFAVGLRLLLAHPRARFDPRAERGFLESXLLGGLVTPGQLEPRADNCTQCWCGTLRTREAEAAPEEQLQRQGRGSDPDIEV